In Nitrosococcus oceani ATCC 19707, the following proteins share a genomic window:
- a CDS encoding TIGR03752 family integrating conjugative element protein — translation MSMVTSNRLLPLLAGSVVLMAVLVAVKSCSPNEEQPQLLEAVPQAPKPDADTPADTIKTLTANVSAMTSELNALRRDNTALKQENRDLIKDRKQIENNVLSRVQTALETKRMDAAPTETTSAIAALTARVDSLTNRFGTSSTRPSSTGSDIPIGLGLDGIGTSAAESESLVWVNPLEFTPSPDGDKETLLNRFSRTSRNALDGTRPEVQSLVAKGSDALNTALPVYTVPRNATLIGSTGMTALVGRVPIQGQVRDPMPFKVITGKENLAANGLRIPGVEGMIWSGTAIGDWTLSCVTGKLESVTFVFEDGTIQTLSSDENQLGGSSGNSDRPLGWISDARGIPCITGERKTNAPAFLAQRIGVMALQAAGEAAAQSETTTLISDSGTATSVVSGETGKYVLGKTLGGGSDEVAQWLRERQAQSFDAVFVPAGIELAIHVDHELPIDFHSNGRKLHHETNLFEHATITTGSGLD, via the coding sequence ATGTCGATGGTCACCAGTAATCGTTTGTTACCTCTTCTTGCCGGCTCCGTTGTGCTGATGGCAGTGCTAGTTGCAGTGAAGTCCTGCTCCCCGAATGAGGAGCAACCTCAGCTTTTGGAAGCCGTGCCACAAGCGCCGAAACCGGATGCCGATACACCCGCAGACACCATCAAGACCCTGACGGCGAATGTCAGCGCCATGACCTCGGAACTCAATGCCCTGCGTCGGGATAACACCGCGCTCAAACAGGAGAATCGCGATCTGATCAAAGACAGAAAGCAGATAGAAAACAACGTGCTGTCGAGAGTGCAGACAGCATTGGAGACAAAGCGCATGGACGCAGCCCCCACCGAAACCACGTCAGCCATCGCTGCGCTGACGGCGAGGGTGGATTCGCTGACTAACCGGTTTGGAACTTCATCTACACGGCCGTCTTCTACGGGTTCTGATATTCCGATCGGACTCGGTCTGGATGGCATTGGAACATCGGCCGCGGAATCGGAATCACTGGTGTGGGTCAATCCCCTGGAGTTCACACCATCGCCTGACGGTGATAAGGAGACGTTGCTCAACCGCTTCAGTCGCACCAGTCGTAATGCGTTAGATGGCACTCGTCCGGAAGTGCAATCGCTTGTGGCGAAAGGTTCCGATGCCCTCAATACCGCACTGCCGGTCTACACCGTGCCGCGCAATGCCACGCTGATTGGATCCACTGGCATGACCGCATTGGTGGGCAGGGTGCCTATCCAGGGGCAGGTCCGCGACCCCATGCCGTTCAAGGTGATTACCGGCAAGGAAAACCTCGCCGCCAATGGTCTGCGCATCCCAGGCGTCGAAGGCATGATCTGGAGTGGCACGGCGATCGGTGATTGGACGCTCTCCTGCGTGACCGGGAAATTGGAATCGGTGACCTTTGTTTTCGAGGACGGCACCATCCAGACCTTGTCCAGTGACGAGAATCAGTTGGGTGGTTCCAGTGGAAACAGCGATAGACCCCTGGGTTGGATTTCCGATGCGCGGGGTATTCCCTGTATCACGGGTGAGCGCAAGACCAACGCACCGGCGTTCCTGGCACAGCGCATTGGAGTGATGGCGCTCCAGGCTGCCGGTGAAGCTGCGGCGCAGTCCGAAACCACAACCCTGATCAGCGACTCGGGTACCGCCACCAGCGTGGTCTCGGGTGAGACGGGCAAATACGTCTTGGGTAAAACATTAGGCGGGGGCAGCGACGAAGTCGCTCAGTGGTTGCGGGAGCGTCAGGCTCAGAGCTTCGATGCGGTATTTGTGCCCGCGGGTATCGAGCTGGCGATCCATGTCGATCATGAACTCCCCATTGATTTCCATTCCAACGGCAGGAAACTCCATCATGAAACGAATCTTTTTGAACACGCAACGATTACCACTGGTTCTGGTCTGGACTAG